A stretch of Apium graveolens cultivar Ventura unplaced genomic scaffold, ASM990537v1 ctg8124, whole genome shotgun sequence DNA encodes these proteins:
- the LOC141704673 gene encoding secreted RxLR effector protein 161-like, translating to MEDRRVAHFVYYLVQQMKDCIELKQSAYTKKILEKAGMQAFNPTKYPMDPKEHLTNDEGGKLVDPTEYKSLVGGLRYLVHTCPDMAYDVGIVSRLMEKPTVLHMNAIKRILRYVKGTINYGLVYSRDIRNNMLTGYSNSDFGGQTDDRKSTRGMVFYLNDNLITWVSQKQRCVALSSCEAEFMGGTTSACQAVWLRNLLSKLTGEDMGPVILYIDDKSAIDLARNLVFHGRSTTYRQTLPLYSRMC from the coding sequence ATGGAAGATAGAAGAGTAGCGCATTTTGTGTATTACCTGGTTCAACAAATGAAGGACTGTATAGAGCTAAAACAGTCAGCTTACACAAAGAAAATATTGGAGAAGGCTGGAATGCAAGCTTTTAACCCCACTAAATATCCTATGGATCCGAAGGAGCATTTGACTAACGACGAAGGCGGGAAACTGGTGGATCCAACAGAATACAAAAGCTTGGTTGGAGGACTTCGCTACCTTGTGCATACATGTCCCGACATGGCTTATGATGTGGGGATAGTCAGCCGTTTAATGGAAAAGCCCACAGTTCTTCATATGAATGCTATAAAGCGTATACTCAGGTACGTCAAGGGTACAATTAACTACGGCCTGGTTTATTCGAGGGATATTAGAAACAATATGCTTACAGGATACTCGAATAGCGATTTTGGAGGACAAACAGATGACAGGAAGAGTACAAGAGGAATGGTATTTTACTTAAATGATAACCTCATCACATGGGTCTCACAGAAACAAAGGTGTGTGGCCTTGTCTTCGTGCGAGGCAGAGTTTATGGGAGGGACGACATCAGCTTGTCAAGCTGTTTGGCTGAGGAATCTGCTGAGCAAGCTAACAGGTGAAGATATGGGTCCAGTAATCTTGTACATTGATGATAAATCCGCCATCGATCTTGCAAGGAACCTAGTTTTTCATGGGCGTAGTACAACATATAGACAAACGCTACCATTATATTCGAGAATGTGTTGA